The following are encoded in a window of Massilia sp. R2A-15 genomic DNA:
- a CDS encoding carboxypeptidase-like regulatory domain-containing protein, protein MGKVVSLPCAVIVLYFLTFGVNAMGRFSRVLFSQVHGTVLKEGKPLSGVTVRRAFNWRWGKEKGKDETITNSDGQFHFPQIERESISAFIPHEPVIGQFIYIDHEGEEYVAWETLKHDYEVNGELDGKPMNLDCELTRENGFHIRDSVNGICKLL, encoded by the coding sequence ATGGGAAAAGTGGTTTCACTTCCCTGTGCAGTGATTGTCTTGTACTTCTTGACGTTCGGGGTAAATGCGATGGGCCGGTTCAGCAGAGTTCTCTTTTCGCAGGTGCATGGCACTGTTCTCAAGGAGGGAAAACCGTTGAGCGGAGTGACCGTGCGGCGCGCATTCAACTGGCGCTGGGGGAAGGAGAAAGGGAAGGACGAGACCATCACCAATAGCGATGGTCAGTTCCACTTTCCCCAGATTGAGCGGGAGTCGATCTCCGCATTCATCCCGCATGAGCCGGTGATAGGTCAGTTTATCTACATCGACCACGAGGGGGAGGAATACGTCGCATGGGAGACGCTCAAGCACGATTACGAAGTCAACGGCGAGCTCGATGGGAAGCCAATGAATCTGGATTGCGAACTGACGCGTGAAAACGGTTTCCATATTCGCGACAGCGTGAACGGCATCTGCAAATTACTTTGA